In Cytobacillus oceanisediminis, the following proteins share a genomic window:
- a CDS encoding PTS sugar transporter subunit IIA, whose product MFKKLFGKKETVKAIEVKAALTGTAVKLEEVPDPVFAERMMGDGIAIEPSEGVVVSPVNGEVVQVFPTKHAIGIRAENGAEILIHIGLETVSMKGEGFETHISEGSKVSQGDKLVTFDLALVKEKAKSTVTPIIVTNGDQVASLEKNAAGAVTRGTSTVMTVTAK is encoded by the coding sequence ATGTTTAAAAAATTATTCGGCAAAAAGGAAACGGTCAAAGCAATTGAGGTTAAGGCTGCTTTGACAGGTACAGCAGTTAAACTGGAAGAAGTGCCCGATCCAGTTTTTGCAGAAAGAATGATGGGGGACGGTATTGCAATCGAACCTTCTGAAGGGGTAGTCGTTTCCCCGGTAAATGGAGAAGTAGTTCAAGTGTTCCCTACCAAGCATGCAATTGGCATTCGTGCTGAGAATGGTGCCGAGATTTTAATTCATATTGGCCTTGAAACGGTTTCGATGAAAGGGGAAGGGTTTGAGACCCATATTTCCGAGGGATCAAAGGTCAGCCAAGGTGATAAGCTTGTCACTTTTGATTTAGCTCTAGTTAAAGAAAAGGCAAAGAGTACAGTCACACCGATTATTGTCACCAATGGCGACCAGGTTGCATCTCTTGAGAAGAATGCAGCAGGAGCCGTAACGAGAGGTACATCAACAGTAATGACAGTTACTGCGAAATAA
- a CDS encoding DUF502 domain-containing protein, whose product MKSLFKNFINGILTIVPIILAIFVVVKTFLFLDGITGNLLKPYLKDDYIPGIGLLATLILITLLGWLSTKFITGSIIKLADRLLERIPLVKTIYTVIKDTVHSFLGEKKSFSKVALITIPGTEMKSLGFITSEGLEDFYDPLREYAAVYVPQTFQVAGFTFLIPKEQIEIIDVKPENAMKFILSGGMTSKGTPDKERSL is encoded by the coding sequence ATGAAGAGTTTATTCAAGAATTTTATTAATGGGATTCTAACGATTGTGCCCATTATTTTAGCAATATTTGTTGTGGTCAAAACCTTTTTGTTTCTTGATGGCATTACAGGGAATCTCTTAAAGCCTTATTTAAAGGATGATTATATCCCTGGAATAGGATTGCTCGCTACACTTATCCTGATTACCTTATTAGGATGGCTTTCAACAAAATTCATTACCGGATCCATTATTAAGCTTGCAGATCGACTGCTGGAGAGAATTCCTCTGGTTAAAACGATTTACACTGTCATTAAAGATACTGTTCATTCCTTCCTTGGTGAAAAGAAATCATTCTCAAAAGTAGCATTGATTACAATCCCAGGAACTGAAATGAAGAGCCTTGGGTTTATTACTTCGGAAGGACTGGAAGATTTTTATGACCCGCTGAGGGAATATGCAGCTGTCTATGTACCCCAAACCTTTCAGGTTGCAGGCTTCACGTTTCTAATACCTAAAGAGCAAATAGAAATCATAGATGTTAAGCCCGAAAATGCAATGAAATTTATTCTATCTGGGGGAATGACCTCGAAGGGAACTCCAGACAAGGAACGAAGTTTATAA
- the msrA gene encoding peptide-methionine (S)-S-oxide reductase MsrA, translating to MTEKQFEKATFAGGCFWCMVKPFDEQPGIKEVKSGYTGGNVKNPTYQEVCSETTGHYEAVQITFDPEVFPYEKLLELYWQQIDPTDEGGQFYDRGQSYQTAIFYHNAKQKQTAEESKQKLEETGPFTKPIVTKILPASDFYPAEDYHQHYYKKNPERYNAYQTGSGRKAFINKHWGESK from the coding sequence ATGACAGAGAAACAATTTGAAAAGGCAACATTTGCAGGAGGCTGCTTTTGGTGTATGGTAAAGCCTTTTGATGAACAGCCTGGAATTAAAGAAGTAAAATCCGGATATACCGGAGGGAATGTGAAAAATCCAACTTATCAGGAAGTCTGTTCCGAAACCACTGGCCATTATGAAGCGGTTCAAATAACATTTGATCCTGAGGTTTTCCCTTATGAAAAGCTTCTTGAACTATATTGGCAGCAGATAGATCCAACTGATGAAGGCGGCCAGTTTTATGATCGAGGTCAATCCTATCAGACGGCTATTTTCTATCATAATGCAAAACAAAAACAGACAGCAGAAGAATCAAAACAAAAGCTTGAAGAAACCGGTCCTTTTACAAAACCGATTGTTACTAAGATTCTGCCTGCTTCTGACTTTTACCCTGCAGAAGACTATCACCAGCATTATTACAAAAAGAATCCGGAAAGATACAATGCCTATCAAACCGGGTCTGGAAGAAAGGCATTTATTAATAAGCATTGGGGTGAAAGTAAATGA
- the msrB gene encoding peptide-methionine (R)-S-oxide reductase MsrB, giving the protein MTKNKEDLKQKLGPMQYEVTQNNGTEPPFRNEYWNEFRDGIYVDIVSGKPLFSSKDKYDAGCGWPSFTKPIEDEEVLEKEDRSHFMVRTEVRSKTADSHLGHVFDDGPGPAGLRYCINSAALRFIPKEKMEEEGYKEFLPLFNDAN; this is encoded by the coding sequence ATGACAAAAAATAAAGAAGATTTAAAGCAAAAACTTGGTCCAATGCAATATGAAGTAACCCAGAATAATGGGACAGAACCGCCATTCCGAAATGAATATTGGAATGAGTTCAGAGACGGAATCTATGTTGATATTGTTTCTGGCAAGCCTCTTTTCAGCTCAAAAGACAAATATGATGCCGGCTGTGGCTGGCCGAGCTTCACTAAGCCTATTGAAGATGAAGAAGTTCTGGAAAAGGAAGACCGCAGTCACTTTATGGTCAGGACTGAAGTGAGAAGTAAAACGGCTGATTCCCATCTGGGACATGTTTTTGATGATGGACCGGGACCTGCTGGCCTCCGTTATTGCATTAATTCTGCTGCGCTTCGGTTTATCCCCAAGGAAAAGATGGAGGAAGAAGGCTACAAAGAATTTCTGCCATTATTTAATGATGCAAACTAA
- the rsgA gene encoding ribosome small subunit-dependent GTPase A: MTINKFGFNNFFKQAFSAYEEKEYQIGRVALEHKRMYRVWADNGEMLCEVSGKFSFDASSREDYPAVGDWVVIKERAGEQRGTIHAVLPRKSKFSRKTAGMNTEEQIVAANVDTIFLVNSLNEDLNLRRLERYLLLSWESGATPVIVLTKADLCENLEGKLAEVDSVAMGVPVISISVIEEKGIDQLKPFLEPGKTIALLGSSGVGKSTLTNYLLGADKQKVQDIRISDDKGKHTTTHRELILLPEGAILIDTPGMRELQLWESESGLSESFTDIEQAAENCRFRDCTHENEPGCAVHRLIEDGSISRARLNSYKKLLKELAYLDRKQDKRAQSEERKRWKKLSGGVKSKRM; this comes from the coding sequence TTGACAATCAATAAATTTGGATTTAATAACTTCTTTAAACAGGCGTTTTCAGCGTATGAAGAAAAAGAGTATCAAATTGGCCGTGTTGCACTAGAGCATAAAAGAATGTATCGCGTTTGGGCAGATAACGGGGAAATGCTTTGTGAAGTATCAGGGAAGTTTTCTTTCGATGCATCATCAAGGGAAGATTATCCTGCTGTCGGTGACTGGGTTGTCATCAAAGAAAGGGCGGGCGAACAGCGAGGTACGATTCATGCAGTCCTTCCAAGAAAAAGCAAATTTTCACGGAAAACTGCAGGGATGAATACTGAAGAGCAAATTGTAGCAGCTAATGTAGACACTATTTTCCTGGTTAATTCTCTTAACGAGGATCTTAACTTAAGGAGATTGGAACGTTATTTGCTTTTATCATGGGAAAGCGGGGCAACTCCTGTCATTGTTCTTACCAAGGCTGACCTTTGTGAAAATCTGGAGGGTAAGCTTGCTGAGGTGGATAGTGTTGCCATGGGTGTTCCTGTTATCTCAATCAGTGTCATTGAAGAGAAGGGAATAGACCAGCTTAAGCCGTTTTTAGAGCCAGGAAAAACAATCGCCTTACTCGGCTCTTCAGGCGTAGGGAAATCCACTCTTACAAATTACCTTCTAGGCGCGGATAAGCAAAAAGTCCAGGATATTAGAATAAGTGATGATAAAGGAAAGCATACAACTACCCATCGGGAACTCATCCTTCTTCCTGAGGGTGCCATATTAATTGATACTCCAGGAATGAGAGAGCTTCAGCTGTGGGAAAGTGAAAGCGGGCTTTCTGAAAGCTTCACAGATATTGAGCAAGCCGCTGAAAACTGCAGATTCAGGGACTGTACACATGAAAATGAGCCAGGCTGCGCTGTGCATAGGTTAATAGAGGATGGAAGCATATCAAGGGCACGTCTTAACAGCTATAAAAAGCTTCTCAAGGAACTCGCTTATTTGGACAGAAAGCAGGATAAGAGAGCCCAATCTGAAGAGCGCAAACGCTGGAAAAAATTGAGCGGTGGAGTAAAGAGCAAAAGAATGTAA